The following proteins are co-located in the Anomalospiza imberbis isolate Cuckoo-Finch-1a 21T00152 chromosome Z, ASM3175350v1, whole genome shotgun sequence genome:
- the CZH5orf34 gene encoding uncharacterized protein C5orf34 homolog isoform X2 → MEAERLMVLFEDGSVEEQLLRALDFRNAFSSRPYLPSRVIPPERKKILLSDILEIKWPDPVTADLTRCFDNGNVKISSVDGYAHLYLSELQQEFTVEFLCKVSQSSAAPSCSSEKSSNYQSGDQCGKPSENSAAEVSSKQRIDNRNKCGCAEGRYREPTKPKDQRDGVPLFHTNCSSEYTWVTQRWTVSLCPEEWKYPLSLALKCCNLHTAENVIKTYETNSCTAVEGDVLADPETHETISCLPSALPLSCRAPHLHRWTFCDFFQNEDTDKYSFHQLIQVVWCQGVFYRFIHGRTNITEIYPGDKSFFKSEGAFLGKYFIHYAIQKGTKKVEEKMYSVSSLPPDVPGHPYSISSIITQATKILQYCCKTKLSLSHNYYLCCWKVVSETDGREMLPVLLHEKVIPSTGRLIVYSDHKVHAVFWDRMTLTMVWDFSSSCSEIQINEDVGWCKLTTPDGLQQLIQISNPGVYERYIRTAIEWCRSLNERKEIAEYTAHSVTEENWSADAELEKIQRFNFLLDNSNMLKLTSAAKSNPSGITVRKKENGIKTEELNEGCILEALEKTSKVIQDIESLLATSGR, encoded by the exons ATGGAGGCGGAAAGGCTGATGGTGCTGTTCGAGGATGGCTCGGTGGAG GAACAACTTCTACGAGCGCTAGATTTCCGGAACGCGTTTTCTTCTCGCCCGTACTTACCTTCGCGTGTTATACCTCCGGAAAGAAAAAAG ATTCTTCTCAGTGATATCTTAGAAATTAAATGGCCTGACCCTGTGACAGCTGATCTGACAAGATGTTTTGACAATGGCAATGTGAAGATCTCATCTGTAGATGGCTATGCTCACCTTTACTTGTCAGAATTGCAGCAAGAATTTACAGTGGAGTTCTTATGTAAAGTCAGCCAGTCATCTGCAGCACCCTCATGCTCCTCTGAAAAGAGCAGCAACTATCAAAGCGGAGATCAGTGTGGAAAACCAAGTGAAAATTCTGCAGCAGAAGTCTCATCAAAACAAAGAATAgataataggaataaatgtggTTGTGCTGAAGGTAGATATAGGGAGCCAACCAAACCAAAGGACCAAAGAGATGGAGTGCCTTTGTTCCACACAAACTGTTCTTCTGAATACACATGGGTTACACAGCGTTGGACTGTTTCCTTGTGCCCAGAAGAATGGAAATACCCTTTGTCCTTGGCCCTAAAATGCTGTAACTTACATACTGCGGAAAATGTAATAAAGACATATGAGACAAACAGCTGTACAGCTGTTGAAGGTGATGTTTTAGCAGACCCTGAAACACATGAAACAATTTCATGTTTACCTTCAGCTTTGCCACTCAGCTGCAGAGCCCCACATCTACACAG GTGGACATTCTGTGACTTCTTTCAGAATGAAGATACGGACAAATACTCATTCCATCAGCTAATTCAAGTTGTGTGGTGCCAGGGTGTTTTCTACAG atTTATCCATGGTAGGACAAACATCACAGAAATTTATCCTGGTGATAAGTCATTTTTCAAGTCAGAGGGAGCatttttgggaaaatatttcataCATTATGCAATCcagaaaggaacaaaaaag GTGGAAGAAAAGATGTATTCAGTGAGCAGCCTACCTCCAGATGTGCCAGGACATCCATACTCTATATCCTCCATTATTACTCAGGCAACCAA aATTCTTCAGTATTGCTGCAAAACAAAACTGTCATTAAGTCATAATTATTATCTCTGCTGCTGGAAAGTG GTATCTGAGACTGATGGACGAGAAATGTTACCAGTTTTGCTGCATGAAAAGGTtattcccagcacaggaagacTGATTGTGTACTCAGATCATAAAGTCCATGCTGTTTTTTGGGATAGGATGACCCTGACTATGGTTTGGGATTTCAGCTCTTCCTGTAGTGAGATCCAG atAAATGAAGATGTAGGCTGGTGTAAGTTAACTACTCCTGATGGGCTACAGCAGCTAATACAAATAAGTAATCCTGGAGTCTATGAAAG GTACATCAGAACAGCAATAGAATGGTGCAGAAGTTTGAATGAAAGGAAAGAGATTGCTGAATATACTGCACACTCTGTAACTGAAGAAAATTG GTCTGCTGATGCTGAGcttgaaaaaatacaaagattTAATT TTTTATTAGACAATAGCAACATGCTGAAATTGACATCTGCTGCAAAATCCAATCCGTCTGGTATCactgtcagaaaaaaagaaaacggGATTAAGACAGAAGAACTCAATGAAGGTTGCATCTTGGAGGCTTTGGAAAAAACTTCTAAAGTCATTCAGGATATTGAATCTCTGCTTGCTACTTCTGGGAGATGA
- the CZH5orf34 gene encoding uncharacterized protein C5orf34 homolog isoform X1, whose product MEAERLMVLFEDGSVEVYYAGGSRLLLSPCGSEYLYEAALPPAAHPLQPAETTRQRVAFVVSAYREQLLRALDFRNAFSSRPYLPSRVIPPERKKILLSDILEIKWPDPVTADLTRCFDNGNVKISSVDGYAHLYLSELQQEFTVEFLCKVSQSSAAPSCSSEKSSNYQSGDQCGKPSENSAAEVSSKQRIDNRNKCGCAEGRYREPTKPKDQRDGVPLFHTNCSSEYTWVTQRWTVSLCPEEWKYPLSLALKCCNLHTAENVIKTYETNSCTAVEGDVLADPETHETISCLPSALPLSCRAPHLHRWTFCDFFQNEDTDKYSFHQLIQVVWCQGVFYRFIHGRTNITEIYPGDKSFFKSEGAFLGKYFIHYAIQKGTKKVEEKMYSVSSLPPDVPGHPYSISSIITQATKILQYCCKTKLSLSHNYYLCCWKVVSETDGREMLPVLLHEKVIPSTGRLIVYSDHKVHAVFWDRMTLTMVWDFSSSCSEIQINEDVGWCKLTTPDGLQQLIQISNPGVYERYIRTAIEWCRSLNERKEIAEYTAHSVTEENWSADAELEKIQRFNFLLDNSNMLKLTSAAKSNPSGITVRKKENGIKTEELNEGCILEALEKTSKVIQDIESLLATSGR is encoded by the exons ATGGAGGCGGAAAGGCTGATGGTGCTGTTCGAGGATGGCTCGGTGGAGGTGTACTACGCGGGGGGATCCCGCCTGCTGCTGTCTCCGTGCGGCTCCGAGTATCTGTACGAAGCGGCGCTCCCTCCGGCCGCCCACCCGCTCCAGCCGGCGGAGACCACCCGCCAGCGGGTCGCCTTTGTCGTCAGTGCCTACCGG GAACAACTTCTACGAGCGCTAGATTTCCGGAACGCGTTTTCTTCTCGCCCGTACTTACCTTCGCGTGTTATACCTCCGGAAAGAAAAAAG ATTCTTCTCAGTGATATCTTAGAAATTAAATGGCCTGACCCTGTGACAGCTGATCTGACAAGATGTTTTGACAATGGCAATGTGAAGATCTCATCTGTAGATGGCTATGCTCACCTTTACTTGTCAGAATTGCAGCAAGAATTTACAGTGGAGTTCTTATGTAAAGTCAGCCAGTCATCTGCAGCACCCTCATGCTCCTCTGAAAAGAGCAGCAACTATCAAAGCGGAGATCAGTGTGGAAAACCAAGTGAAAATTCTGCAGCAGAAGTCTCATCAAAACAAAGAATAgataataggaataaatgtggTTGTGCTGAAGGTAGATATAGGGAGCCAACCAAACCAAAGGACCAAAGAGATGGAGTGCCTTTGTTCCACACAAACTGTTCTTCTGAATACACATGGGTTACACAGCGTTGGACTGTTTCCTTGTGCCCAGAAGAATGGAAATACCCTTTGTCCTTGGCCCTAAAATGCTGTAACTTACATACTGCGGAAAATGTAATAAAGACATATGAGACAAACAGCTGTACAGCTGTTGAAGGTGATGTTTTAGCAGACCCTGAAACACATGAAACAATTTCATGTTTACCTTCAGCTTTGCCACTCAGCTGCAGAGCCCCACATCTACACAG GTGGACATTCTGTGACTTCTTTCAGAATGAAGATACGGACAAATACTCATTCCATCAGCTAATTCAAGTTGTGTGGTGCCAGGGTGTTTTCTACAG atTTATCCATGGTAGGACAAACATCACAGAAATTTATCCTGGTGATAAGTCATTTTTCAAGTCAGAGGGAGCatttttgggaaaatatttcataCATTATGCAATCcagaaaggaacaaaaaag GTGGAAGAAAAGATGTATTCAGTGAGCAGCCTACCTCCAGATGTGCCAGGACATCCATACTCTATATCCTCCATTATTACTCAGGCAACCAA aATTCTTCAGTATTGCTGCAAAACAAAACTGTCATTAAGTCATAATTATTATCTCTGCTGCTGGAAAGTG GTATCTGAGACTGATGGACGAGAAATGTTACCAGTTTTGCTGCATGAAAAGGTtattcccagcacaggaagacTGATTGTGTACTCAGATCATAAAGTCCATGCTGTTTTTTGGGATAGGATGACCCTGACTATGGTTTGGGATTTCAGCTCTTCCTGTAGTGAGATCCAG atAAATGAAGATGTAGGCTGGTGTAAGTTAACTACTCCTGATGGGCTACAGCAGCTAATACAAATAAGTAATCCTGGAGTCTATGAAAG GTACATCAGAACAGCAATAGAATGGTGCAGAAGTTTGAATGAAAGGAAAGAGATTGCTGAATATACTGCACACTCTGTAACTGAAGAAAATTG GTCTGCTGATGCTGAGcttgaaaaaatacaaagattTAATT TTTTATTAGACAATAGCAACATGCTGAAATTGACATCTGCTGCAAAATCCAATCCGTCTGGTATCactgtcagaaaaaaagaaaacggGATTAAGACAGAAGAACTCAATGAAGGTTGCATCTTGGAGGCTTTGGAAAAAACTTCTAAAGTCATTCAGGATATTGAATCTCTGCTTGCTACTTCTGGGAGATGA